One genomic window of Arachis hypogaea cultivar Tifrunner chromosome 8, arahy.Tifrunner.gnm2.J5K5, whole genome shotgun sequence includes the following:
- the LOC140174632 gene encoding uncharacterized protein: MAEENQRMTNQIVELTNARIENNDDHNEGLMDEEHNSDPTHVSETQWQEEDRQADKDDELDNVIDGHALDWFCSLPTDSISHFQKLAKLYEDQFAASSIYLHDSDYLNIIKQGQNESLKGYITRFTKVAITIPDLHPEVHLHAIKSRFRPEKFQEAITVAKPKTLAEFWEKDKGQMKIEELRQARKSEKTHNNKDKDKSRDNKKTFKLTPYYDSYIQFNTKREEIIKEILNAKLIKPPRKANNYQDMKNIDKFKYCTFHQKHGHTTDGVSSPKTC, translated from the exons ATGGcagaagaaaatcaaagaatgaCAAACCAAATAGTCGAGTTGACCAATGCTCGGATTGAAAATAATGATGATCATAACGAGGGGCTAATGGATGAGGAACACAACTCTGATCCAACGCACGTTTCTGAAACTCAATGGCAAGAAGAAGATCGACAAGCCGACAAAGACGATGAATTGGATAATGTCATTG ATGGTCatgcacttgattggttttgttctttgcctACAGATTCTAtttctcattttcaaaaattggcAAAGCTTTATGAAGATCAGTTTGCTGCATCTTCCATTTATCTACATGATTCTGACTACTTGAACATAATCAAACAAGGACAAAATGAAAGTCTGAAAGGCTATATTACTCGTTTTACGAAGGTGGCAATTACTATTCCAGATCTTCACCCTGAGGTGCATTTGCACGCCATCAAGAGCAGATTTCGGCCAGAAAAATTTCAAGAAGCAATCACCGTAGCAAAACCAAAAACGCTCGCCGAGTTTTGGGAGAAGGATAAAGGTCAGATGAAGATTGAGGAGCTCCGTCAGGCTAGAAAATCGGAAAAAACCCACAATAATAAGGACAAAGATAAATCTCGGGACAACAAAAAGACTTTCAAGCTAACTCCCTATTATGACTCATATATACAATTCAACACCAAGAGGGAGGAAATAATCAAAGAAATCCTAAATGCAAAGCTCATCAAGCCTCCTCGTAAAGCCAATAATTATCAGGATATGAAGAATATAGATAAGTTCAAATATTGCACTTTCCACCAAAAGCATGGGCACACTACCGATGGTGTGTCATCGCCAAAGACCTGTTAG